The genomic window GCGCAGGTAGCGTACCTCGTGCAGGGCTGCGGCAGTCACGGCCACAGGCGCCCAGGCAGCAGCGAGCCGAGCCCTTGCAGTCTGAGTCCTGGTGGCACAGATGCTGTACGGGGCTGAGGCAGCGCAGGCGGTCCTCCGGGCAGCTGCCGGGCTTGACTGCAACACAGGGGCCTGGCTGAGCTCTGCGTGTGGCTCGGGGCTCAGGGCTCGGGCGCTCCGCAAGGTGGAGGACACTTACCTGAGATCTTACGGACACACTGGCGGAAGCAAGCTTTGTAGCAGCATTTCATCCTTGCGGGACACTGACTGTCATCCACGCAGTGGTCAGGCACCGAAAGGAGGCAGGGCCCGTCGTCCGGTGGGCAGCCCCCGGATTTCTCTATAAGAGAACCCCCCGAATCTTGCAACTGGAGGCAGTCCAGAGTCACGTCATAAAGCACCCACCTGGGAATCACAAGGTCTGAATTCTCTACCCCTTACTTCTTGCCTGTCCTTTGGcaagtttgtgtttgtttttttagggcGGGGAGTGGGTGAGTGGActtgcttttacttttatttaaaatttttattggggTAGAATTGGCATAGCATTGTATTTGTTTCCGGCGTACGACAaaatgattcgatatttgtatatattgtgaaatgatcacatgtCTAGTTAACACCTGTCCCCACACATATTTACACATCGTTttccttatgatgagaacttctaagatctTGTCGCTTGACAACTTTCAAGTACGcaacac from Neofelis nebulosa isolate mNeoNeb1 chromosome 9, mNeoNeb1.pri, whole genome shotgun sequence includes these protein-coding regions:
- the LOC131485822 gene encoding WAP four-disulfide core domain protein 5-like — protein: MRAWGLLLLVAFLALGSQLPAALARRKGEKSGGCPPDDGPCLLSVPDHCVDDSQCPARMKCCYKACFRQCVRKISVKPGSCPEDRLRCLSPVQHLCHQDSDCKGSARCCLGACGRDCRSPARG